In the Paenibacillus sp. FSL R7-0337 genome, ACATCTGTACGGGACAGTGCCCGGTTTTGAGGACTTCATCTGGGAGCCTGCCGCTGAACCTGAGCCTTACTGTCTGCCCGGACAGCCGAGGTCTCAAGCCGCCCAGGTATGGTTAGGCAGGGCCGCTACCATTCCCCCAGAGTTATGATATAATTTAGCTTTATTACGGCCGGATAAGGATGATCCCGGCATGCATAGAGAGGTACTTCATATGATAAATAATTTCTGGCGTGAATTGCCACGCCCTTTCTTTATACTGGCCCCGATGGAGGATGTGACGGATGTGGTGTTTCGTCATGTGGTGAACGCGGCGGGCCGGCCGGATGTGTTTTTTACGGAGTTCGTGAATACAGAGAGCTATGCTCACCCGGAGGGGAAGCAGGCGGTGCGGGGGCGGTTAACCTTCACGGAGGATGAACAGCCGATGGTCGCCCATATTTGGGGGGACAAGCCGGAGTACTTCCGGAAGATGAGCATTAGTATGGCCGAAGAAGGCTTCAAGGGCATCGATCTGAACATGGGTTGTCCGGTAGCGAATGTAGCCGAGAATGGCAAGGGCAGCGGACTGATCTGCCGCCCGGACACCGCTGCGGAGATCATCCAAGCCGCCAAGGCTGGAGGGCTGCCGGTCAGCGTCAAGACCCGACTCGGATTCAGCAGCGTGGACGAATGGCGGGGCTGGTTGACCCATATTTTGCAGCAGGACATTGTGAATCTGTCCATCCATCTGCGTACGCGGGAGGAAATGAGCAAGGTGGATGCCCACTGGGAGCTGATTCCTGAGATCAAAAAGCTGCGGGATGAGATCGCGCCGCACACCCTGCTGACGATCAACGGGGACATACCGGACCGGGAGACGGGCCTGAGGCTTGCCGCAGAGTACGGAGTGGACGGGATTATGATCGGGCGCGGGATTTTTCATAATCCGTTTGCGTTCGAGCAGGAACCGAGGGAGCATAGCAGCAAGGAGCTCCTGGATCTGCTACGGCTGCACCTGGATCTCCATGACCACTATTCGGCGCTGGAATCACGTTCCTACAAGCCGCTGCCCCGCTTCTTCAAAATCTACGTCCGCGGCTTCCGCGGCGCCAGTGAACTCAGAAATCATCTAATGAACACCAAGTCCACCCGCGAGGTGCGTGCGCTGCTGGATGAATTCGCCAGCAAAGAGCAGGACGGTGCGGAGGAGCTTGGGGGTTAAGGGAGGGCATATGCGAAACTTTATTATTTTCGGAGCAAGCAAGGGCTTGGGAGAGGCCTTCGTCAAAGCGCT is a window encoding:
- a CDS encoding tRNA-dihydrouridine synthase, translated to MINNFWRELPRPFFILAPMEDVTDVVFRHVVNAAGRPDVFFTEFVNTESYAHPEGKQAVRGRLTFTEDEQPMVAHIWGDKPEYFRKMSISMAEEGFKGIDLNMGCPVANVAENGKGSGLICRPDTAAEIIQAAKAGGLPVSVKTRLGFSSVDEWRGWLTHILQQDIVNLSIHLRTREEMSKVDAHWELIPEIKKLRDEIAPHTLLTINGDIPDRETGLRLAAEYGVDGIMIGRGIFHNPFAFEQEPREHSSKELLDLLRLHLDLHDHYSALESRSYKPLPRFFKIYVRGFRGASELRNHLMNTKSTREVRALLDEFASKEQDGAEELGG